Below is a genomic region from Haliotis asinina isolate JCU_RB_2024 chromosome 14, JCU_Hal_asi_v2, whole genome shotgun sequence.
TGCAACTCCCCAGTCCCAAGCCCAAGTTCAACTCACAAGCACAGTACCAATCCAAAGCATCATTCCGAATCCTAGTCAGAATGCCAGTATTATACCCGGCCAGGCTGTTCTTTCGGGCCATGCCCACAACATTGTCCACACCCAGAACGCTGTTATACAGAACCCGAATGTTGTCAATCTGAACGTTGCCACACATGTGCTGTGCGGCAACTCACAACAAGTAGGTCAACAACCTGCAGCACAGATCCAAAGCAACATCCAAGGTTTGCCTGTGACAGTACAGAACACAGGAGGCATCCAAGGCAATCAAGTCAGTCTACAGGGCACTATTATACAGACCCCTGGAGGAAAAAGCATCCTAATCCCCAACCAACAACTAGGGGGACATCAGATCAACTTGGGTGCTGTGCATCAGCAGGTGCTTCAGGGGCAACAACTCATGCAGAGTGGAGGGACAGCAGTGATTCAGAATACACCTGGAAGTGTGGGGGTGGGGAATGTGATTCGGCTGGCTCCCCAGCCAGGCCAGGACAAAACTGCCAGTGTTGTGCCGCCTAATATTAGTTTAGTGAACATTGGCGGTGCTCAGGGACAGCAGATACTGATTCAGAGAGCACCACATCCTGCTCAAGGGCAACCTCAGAATATCATATTTAGAACAGTACCTCATCCAAATCTCATCCAAATCCAAGGGAGCCAAGCTGGTCAGGCAAATCTCCAAGGGACCTCCCTCCAGACTGCTTCCCAGATCTCCCAGCAAATCCTCAATCAGGCCACATCACAGAGTGTGCAGTACCAGCAGGTGCTCCCTGGTGGGACCCAGCCCCAGCAGGTGAAGCTGGTGGGTGGGCAGGGCTCCCATCCCACATCACAGGGAGTGACCCTCAACCTGGCGGGCCAGAGTTTGAACCTTTTATCAGGACAGAACATCAACCTGCAACAGATTCAAGGACTGGCGACAAGTAGTGTAGGCTCCATGCAGGGTGTTCAAGGGGTACAAGGCATTCAGCTTCAGCAAAATGGCAGTCAGTATATTGTGCAACCAGCTCCTACTCAGCTTGGCACTCAGCCACAGACTGTGAATGTGTCAAGCATCAACCAATCCACAAACATTGTGTCAAAAGCTTTGATCTCATCCGGCTTAAGTCAGGTAATAAATACTCAGATTAAACAAGGCCAGGAGCCGAAAAGTTCAAATACAGGGTCCGATAGCCCAGCAGTTACGACCACCAGCAAGAGTAAGTCAAAGAAGTCTAAGAGTAACCCTGATGGTCAAGTGAAAGGCTCTCCTCAACAGCTGGCCCAGAATTTTCAGAAGATTCAGATCCCCATATCGCAGTTCATAGCAACGGCATCCAATGCTGCAGGCATCCACACAGCTCAGTCCACGCCCACCGCCGTCACCACTACTGTCACTCAGGCCATGGTGCAGGTACCAGCTCAGCTTACGCTGGCAAATACACTATCTGGATCACAGATTGTGTCCTCCGTTCAGTCTAAGAGCTCTGTGGGCATAATATCAACCCCATCATCATCCCAGATAAAGATCCAGCCCCAGGTTATCAAGTCTGGGCCACCCAATGTCACATTAACCCCCCAGGGGGCAACGTTTCAGACTAGCAATACCGACCCGCTGAAACTACAGAGGGTGCAGCTAGAAATTAACAAACTGTTGAATCAGCCAAATCTTACACAAGACCAAATTCAGAAACTTAGTAATCTTCAGCAGTGTCTAAAGGATTCATACCCCTCCAGTGTTGTTCAGACTTCCCAGCCAAACACTGGAACTGTTTCTCCAAAACCTATCAAACCTTTAGTGCAGACTTCCCTGACTGCCCAGCCAATGGTAGGGCAGCCACCCATAGCTCAACCTCAAGTTGTTGTTGCAACTGCGCCAACGCAGATAAAGACTGAGCCGGGTACACAGCCAATTTCATTGCAGTCCATCGTCAGTCAACCGAGTATAGTAGTCCAGTCTCAAGCGGGTGGAACCGGAGTTATCCAGTTAGCAGTGCCCCAGCAAACTACAGTTACAGCTTCAGCAACACAGATGATCACAACAGTTGCTCAAACAGGCCAACCACAGTATTTGCAAACCGTGATAAAACATGGGTCTCCAACCAAGACCATTAAGATGGCACCAGGGGGGACAACCCAGGTCATTCAGATTCAGAGTGCCCCTGTAACCACAGCCACGCCCACACGACCTGCTGTACCTGCAGGCACAACGGTCATCAGGACTCCACCTCCGGGGAAAATGCCAATATCTGCCACTCCATCGCTGCCAACACAGATTAAGGTAAGTCTAGTGATCACATGTAGTTGTGTCTGAGTGCGTGGTACACTGTTGGCTCTCTGTTCTTGGGCTACGATAATTGTCAAAGGGAATAGGGCCCACACTTTATGGAACCTTTCAACCTAAGCTAGACCTACGCCTCATCAAAGTTGAATTTGGTCAAACCTGTGTTACCTATTATGCCCATTCTGACAGAGAGATGCATGGAGTTTTGAGCCAATCAGTTGTCAGCTTTCTAAAGTGATTTGGTTTTACTTAATTTTACAACCTTATTTTCTAAAGagtaatttttttaaatgaatacGTTCAGTGGCATTTGCCAGTGCAATGCTTGAGGACCTATATAAGTTGTCATGGATTGTATTCCTTAGTCGTGACTGAAATTGCAATTTGCAATTATGGGATGCTAATTTTTAGATATTAGCCTCAAGATCCATATAACTGATGCTTCCTTGTTTGGTCATTTGGGGCGCTGTGGTTAAAACTTTCGTTCATCTtgtcaaagacctgggttcgctccccacataggtacaatgtgtgaaacacatttctgtttTCCCCAGCTGTGTGatactgctagaatattgctaaaatcagcctaaaacaaaaccatactcagttaCTCACTCGGTCATTTCCTTGACACAGATAGCCAATCAGATGCTGACTCTGAACCTGACCTCGCAGCAGAAGGAGAAGTTGCAGCAGCATCTTGGCCGCATGACCATGGAGCAGCAGGAATTGTTCctgaagcagcagcagcacacACTGCTGAAgctgcagcagcaacaacagcagatACACCAGCAGATCCAGGTGATCCGAACTACATCACCGCAGACCAAGCCTCAGCTGCTCGTAGCAAACCCGCCAGGCAAAATACCCATCACTGTACAGGTACGTAGAACTCGCCCACCTGTCCGCCCTTCCTACCTGCAAGGTATGTATTGCTCAGGTTACATAGAACCCATCCACCATCATTGTCAGATATGTAGAACCTGTCCATTCACTAGGAACAGTACCCATTACCCTGCTATTCTCTGAACTCAGGGatgtagtctggtggttaaagtgtttgctcgctACGCCAAAGTCTCGAGTTCGATTGATTCCCTACttgagtataatgtgtgaagcctacttCAGGTATCCCCTGCTGTGACATTTttcctggaatattcctaaaagtggcataaagttaaactcaatcactcacttgtAACACTTGCTTGTTGTACAAGTACATAAAACCCATCTATTCAACTGGAACAATACCCATCACTGTACATGTACTTGTGCGATCTCTACTCTTGACATAGTACCAACTACAATATGCATTACTGTTCATGAACTTTGGCCCACGTTGCCAAAAACATTGTTCATGTCGTTTCTGTACCCCTTTTCTTCCTAAGACCAACAACACCATGCATGATTCCACTATTACTTTTACTTTGGGTAGATGGATTTATGATGCCATTAAGGTAGAGggaaaatgttatatttgggattgttGGGATGAGTCccaactgggattcaaacccacaccctcagagtgagAACACAAGGTCAGACACCAACCTGTTAAGCCATTGTGGGTGTAATGCCAGATGAAGCATATGCTATTTGGTAGATTTTTTGTCCTAGTCACTCACGTTGGCATCTTGTAATGTCAGTGTTTATAGCTACAGTATCatgttgttttcctttcagCAAATAGACAAGGGCATCAACCAGATTAAAGTGGGCGTGGATGCTGTGCAGACCAGCACACCCAACCGCCCCACAAAAAGGCCTGCCCCCTCAGAGGTGCCAAAGGGAACACTGTAAGTATAGGAAAGTTTAAGTTTCAGTAGCGACTGGCACTGTCTTGTTGTTTCCAGTTAATGATTTTAACGTTATTGTTGCTACAGAGGACAAGGTATGAGGGTGAATGAACACGACAGGTTTGAAATTCACGCtttgtttcttttatttctGTCTTTTGAAACCAGAGTACAGTAACAATTGATGTTTTTGCATTCCATTTGATACTGTAAAGTTGCAGTTTACAATAAAGTCACCATGACAGAACATGTGACTGTTTTGACCCGTAGTGCTGAAGCTATCTTGTCTTGACAGCAGTATTCACCAGCAGTTAGGGAAGGACCAGCAGCATGCTGTCAATCCAGACACCAAGTCTCCATTTAAAGATTACAAGGAAGCATGTCGAAGATTGCTGCGTTATCACGTCTTTCAGCACCATGGGCCCAAGCAAGATGCGTTCAAGAAAGGTGTGTTTGCTACTACTCAGAATGGCATACTCTGAAGATTTCATATCTGGTAGTGAGGACTTAGATTTTTAAGATTCTCATAGCACTAAGATAGGGACAAGTCAGTGTTAAGtctcttagcgctgagatagtcaaaagttaatgttaatgtatggcaccttCGACTATCTTAGTGCAAAGAGAGCTTAAAATATCAAGGCTCAGGGATGTTTATAAAAAAGACCTCAGACTTAGCCTAAAATGCCAGTATACTGGTGGGTAGGGTTAAAAAAAAATCCAGTGTTGTAGTACATTTAGGGATATGACTCTCTAACAATTTAATAATTGAATATATTACGTTTCAATTGTAGTTATTAGTCATTTTATCATGTACCCTTATAGAAAAACAACAGTAATTTGCATCCATGTATTTTGCATGTATTAAACTGGTTAAAGGGAGCTAACCCATtgtgaactttttattgacctTTCAATATAGGTTTATTTTGTCAGTGATTTATAAGATATTCCTTGATTTCATCTCTTGCTTAGATTATATGATGTGTAGAGTTTGTTTTCCTTTGCAGCGGAGACTTTATTTGATACAGTGTCAGAAGACCTGTTGAAGCGAAGTCATACAATGATGAACAAATACAGACTGCTGCTCCTTGAGGAGAGCATGGTAGGTGTTGTCGTCGTTCGGAACAGGGGTTTGGTTTGTATAAAGGAGGGTGTCACCTGTAGGTACTGTAGGAGGGAGTGTGTGGTCTGTAGGTAGATTGGCATGGTCTGTTGTAGGGAGGGTTTGGTCTGTAGGTAGATGGGTGTGGTCTGTAGGAGGAAGGGTGTGGTCTATAGGTAGATAGGCATGGTCTGCTGTTGTATTTAGATTTACACTTTGCATAGTGGTGTGGTCTGTTGACCAACATCAAATGGAGGGGTGTGACTGTAGGTAGAGGGGCATGGTGTGCAGTTGTATTTAGATTGACACTTGGTATAGGGGTGTAGTCTGTTGGTCGACCGTAAATGGAAGGGTGTGGTCTGTATGTAGATGAGCATGGTGTGTTGCTGCATCTTGGTTGACTCTTGTACAAGTATTTTTATGCCCTATGAAGGTGTTTAAGTGAAATCCAGTAAATTAAGCCCATTCCCAATGGCCCTCATTGAGCTTGAGTAAACCCGAGTGGTCACAAAATAGCACAAGAATAATGTAAGAGTTGCCTTACCATCAGCTAATGCCTGTGAGCGTCTTGTGTTTACAGAGAGATCGACCATCTGCCGAGATGGTCATGATCCAGCGCATGCTCAATCAAGATCTCACAGCTGTCATCAAGAAAGAGAAAGAAGTAATCAAGACTGATCCAGGTACAATGTCTTTGTCGTCTATAACATCTGGTCGCAACATCCCCAACTATTTCAGCTTTTTAATTGTGGTGGGCTAACCAAGTAATTCAGTTATCCACGTCTGCAATATTTTGTCCAAAGCAAATCACctaaactattcatgataacttaaccaaacttggtacacatgtcaagTATGATCCCTTTTGGGggttagacccagatatgaagtgtatttttgtggtttccatggaaacataacTTAGGGTGTCACTAAGAGGTGTCATCTTGTCTGGAGCAGATCTCCAAGACTAttcatgctagcttcatcaaacttcgtacatatgtgaaacatgatcaccagatgtgccttttggggattAGACCCAGATATCAATATTATGTTTTTGGGATTCCATGAAAGCATATCTTAGACTTTTTCCACGGAAACATGACTGAGGCTGTGAATATGACgatgatgaggatgtcatcttgtctggaGCAGATTGTCCAAACTATATAttctagcttcatcaaacttggtacatatgtcaagcatgatccctagatgtgcctttggGGATTGGACCCAgatattgattttagtttttgcggttttcatggaaacatgacttaggcgGTGGCTTTGAGAATGTCACCTTGTCTGGAGCAGATCTCCTTTATCTTTAATTAACTTGGCACACATGTTTGTCATCTTCACCATGATCTGTAGATATGCCTCTTGGGGATACATCAGTGtgtgaattgtatttttttgtgtgtggttttcatgacatcatgacaacaagtttgactttgaaattggtAGTTGTACTCTTTTCCAGAGCATCACTttaaaaccgttcactatttcttcaccagactTGGCACATAaataggtctggtggtgtagTGATGCCTTCTGTTAGGTTTTGGataactgaataaaatatttttttttgcatttccatagTAACAAATTGAACCTTGACTGAATTTGttggtagtgttcttttccagagcagaactgtaaaacttGCAATGCTGTCCTTCCACTCTGCcatatgcacaccaaaacattcatATAGTAAACAAAAAGATTTAGGTAAATTTTGTAGTTATGAATGATGATGAGCATTCTTGCTGtccacagtgtgtgaagcattTTTCATGTGTCCCCAGGCgtgagtgatattgctggaacattgtgaAAAGCCATGTAATTtcctcgttcactcactcactcactcactcactttcactcaTTGAGCTGAGGGTTGGTGATTGTTCTTGACAcagttatcatccagcttataAAGATCATTTGGCTTCATAATAACAGTTGCTTAGATTGAGTGATGAATACAATAAAAAGGTAATAAAACAAATGTCCCTACACCGTACATCTTCATGCATCTCTTGAGATGTTATTCTTGTCCTTGGATGAAAGAACTTGATGAATCCTCTGGTCTGAgatttgacaaattcagaaatgACAAGGGAGATTTCCTTGTTGACAaccacagttacaatttaattCAGTTCTAAGTTTGGTTTGTAAAATTTACAGTTTATCTGTGAATGTGAAAGTCTTAGGCCCCAAATTTGTTACTTGTTCACAGTTTTATTTAGGGTAAAATTAAGTCTTATACAGGATATTATTCCGTATGCTATCAGAAACAGTTGACAGACATGGTTGTCATGTTGCAGATTCCTTCGTGCCAATGCCGACCAAGTACTTAAAGAAGGAAAAGAAGGAAGAAGCTAGTGCTGACGAAACAAGTGCTCTAGATACATCTGCTGTCAAGTCGGAGACTTTCACAGAGTCCGAGTATAGTGATCGCGAAATGTCCGAGTCTCTGCATCATAGCTCAGCAGATTCAGAGCGGATGTCTGTCAAATCGTCACCAATTGTACCCCCTGGCAAAGTTAAGTTAGTGATCAGGAACGACGGGCGTGGGTTTACCAGTAGCCTCAAAACAAAAACTCCTGTGAAAACTGAACCACCGAGTCCACGGTGTGGTCAGGTTACTCCTGAGGAGACGCCTCCGAGGGATGTGGTGAAGGGAGAATCTCTGTATATAAATGAATTCCAGACGGACCATTATGCAGACGAGAGAGACGATTTGAATATGTCCGGAGAGAGGGGGGATGAGAGTGGTAATGTTCTGAGTCAGGAATTGTCAAGTGCTAATGCCAGCAGTGATCTTGATGCTACAGACTTACAGACTGGATTAAGTGAACCCAGCTTCCAGGCTCAGTTGGCCCAAAGTAATGTGAGTGAACCAGGTGTGGCGGAAAGACTTCAGACATTCCATCATTCTGGGGATGACCCGTTACTAAAGGTAAAGGGTAGTCCTGTAGTGTCTGGTGTGTCGACGGACTCTCGGCTTGACATGCAGCAGCCTCAGTACAGTGATATCAGCATTACAGACGTTTCGGGGGAGTATCCCAGTGTCCTCTCCCCCATCCAAAAACCTCTTGATTCAGGAGGAACAGTTTTAGGGGAGTTCACTTCTCATATCCCAGATGACTTTGATCCCAGCAGTTTTGATTTCCCGGAAGCGCTGACAGGAAACCTGTGCTCGCAACCGGCTTCTGTGTCGACAGGGACAGAACCTGCTCAGAGTGCATTTAGTAGTATTACAGCTGATGACGGGTTTCATCATCAAATGGATTTAGGTAGCAACAGGACCAATCCTCTGAATGAGGCctccactgctgctgctgttgctgctgccgCCCATGATGTgtatgacagtgatgatgatgttatgtCCTTCACGGCCAATCCCCGCCCCCTCACTGCTGCCCCCCAAGAACATGTAGAGGAAATAGACAATGCTGTATCCAGCATTATGGACTTTGATGATGTTAGTAGCGACGGTAATGTTGCCGATCTATCTACAATATCCTCTGAGAAGGATCTCGGATCAAACGCAGATGTTCTCACAAGTAAAGATCTCCCTCAAAATGAGATGATGTTTTCTCCAGAAAGTGGGCCTTGTAATTCACAGGATGAAAACAATCCGTCTGATGGAATTGAACTAGATGCCTCTTTCGAATCTGATGGCAACGACCCTCAAAACCATATGATGAATGCTCAAATGCAATGTGCTATTGATAGCATTCTGAGTTTAAACCCAAGTGAGGAGCCACCAACGGCAGCCGACTTTATGGACCAGTCAGGTAGCATGACCAGTTTCTATGACAACCAGCTGACGGAAGTGACGGACACCAGTCAGGATGAGAGTGAATATTTTGGTGAGGAACCTGGTGGCGAGTCTGAGGACAAGCCGGATGAGTCAGGTTCGGCAGAGGATAAGGATGGTGGAGAAACTTCAATGGAGGATGATCTTGATGCTGCTGTGCAAAGCATATTAATGTGAAGCGGTGCTACTTTCTAGGGCTCAGTGTACAACATGGTTGGCAGGGTGTTTAGTCTCTGACATCCCAGGAAATACTGCTTAGTGCTAGAATTGTTACTTGAATATGGTCCAAAATGCTGAAGAATGTAATTGGATGCCTTTGTAAAATCATAATAATTAATTTTTCTACATCACTACAAAATTTGAGAAAAAGCTTTCTACCAGTCCTTTAACCTGTTCCATGACAATCTGTGCAAGTTCTCGAAAGTGAAACTGTGATTTGGTGAAATCATATAATTTAATGCTTTGACAATCTTGTTCCATACCTTTCTATATGTTCGAAGGGCTGAGATTAAGCTGTATCTTTAGATTTTCCTTGGGGCTTGCTTAGTATCAGTAAAATAATGGTTCCTAAccaaacaaatatgtttgaatGTCAAAAGACAATAGAAACTATGTATTGTTTCCTACTTTACTTGGTGAGACAAAAAACCGTTGGCAAATATTAGTCACAAGCCTTGACAAATATTGCTGTCAAACCGTCAGTCCTTGGTGACATGTCCCATAATACTCTGCACTTTCTACAGTGAGAAGAAAAGTTTCATTAGTGAGAAGGGCCATGTTTGCCCTGTAGGTAAcctgtaatttttaaaaattgttttcTGAATTAtaagacatgtacacatgatggaCAAACTGCCACTTAGCTCTCTTATGTGCTGTGTTAAGCAGCTTACAAGCAAAAGATAAGCGAAAAACAGTCTTTGATTTGAGACTAGCACATATTCCTATTTTGGGTTGAAGTTTGATTTATTAGTGAATATTAGGACTAATTATGGACACTAATGAGGCAGTATTTCCTGAAATGACGAAGCTCGTCCTGTCGCCAACATGCAAACCTAGCTACTTAACATATGAGAAAATTATtccatttcatttattttatgtGCCATTATGAATGTTAACAAGCACAATAAGCGTGTCAATACAAATCGCAAATTTGAGACATTTCACACTTGAAATACTTCATGGCATAGTTTAGTATGTAGGataagtaaatatttttttgtagGTTTTCATAGGCTGTCATGGTTCTTTTGCTGAAGTACAGAAAAGTATTTTTTTCTTCAAGTGGAAaagaaacacatctgaaaaaatgtttaatttcCAGAATCTACAAACTAGAGTAACATGTATGGTCTAGGCACGCCCAgaacaatgaaatgaaattgtgtatTTGGGTTGTATTTGAGTTTTTTTGGTAGGTTTTCAATTAAATCTTGTCCGAGGTCATATTTCATGTAGTCAGCAGTCTTAACATGGCGACCAAGTGCAATAAGACAGGATGTTGATTGGATCAGGAGGCAAGTACGATGTTAGTATTTGATAGAAAAAGAAATACTTTAGCTATCGCTGTTTAGTCAAATTGTGAAGATATTGTctcatgaaacatgaaattgaCACATGAAACCTTTAATTTGAAATGCTCATTTTGTTTGTGGGAATTGTCATTTGTAATCTGTGTTCAAGCTgtgttatctccctttagtTTGTAATTTAGTTTGAGAAATAAAGAAACATTTGCTACTATTAAGCAATTATGCTTGGCATTTCAACGTTACTTTAAGTAGAAAGGCATCCTATTGAAGTATCAAGGAGTTTACTACAAAGTAATTACATGATAGCAGAAATAATATGGTATCATGCCAAGCCGGATTTGATATGGCGCGCAGACACCTTAAGTGGATAAGAACTATTTTTCAGTCTTGGGTTATTTTTGGACATTTATGAGATGAAGGGagtcaatgaatgaatgttgtgtCAATAAGCAAAGGCATAGTTCTTAAAAAGTCAATAGTCTCCGGTGAAATATTTCCTTCAATTTGCTTAATACCCACCTATCTCATCTTGAAAGTCTCGattttcacaatgaaataattgttccacagtaaagaaaatgttttccaGAATGAAAGAAAAAGTTTGAGAGGAACCAATTTTCATATGGGATTACAATGATAATATGAAGAATTGTGTGTTCTTTAACTTTTGTACATGTGAGTAGTACATGTGCTGTATTCCACCTGTCCAGGTGTGTCATGTCATACCTGTGATGTGGAGTTTCACTGAAGTGGTAAGGTTTCATCACTTGATGAAGGTGTCTAAGGGGTAATGCATTTGCTCGTCACTGAAGGCttaggttcaattcctcacatgaatGCATTGcatgatgcccatttctggtgtcccccaccgtgatattgatggactattgctaaaagcggagtaaaacaatCTCGCTCACTCATCACTTCAGCTTGTCTGAACATTAAACAGACAGACTCTTACGTAAGTAGTATACTATCTGAGGCACCtctaaaccaaactcaccccgCCATTGAGGAGGCCCTGGTGTTTCTAAAACACCATGCTGTGATATGTAAGCCTAAGTATTTctaaaacaacaacatcagtgtcagcgatttataatctgaatatggtaTTTTGTtggaaaatttgaaaaatacgTATAATTCTTTCAAAAAGTATCGGACAGTATTCGAAGCAGCCCTACTTTGATAGCTTTCGCTATGATCATTTATGGAGGATACACGTGTTCACGATATAAGAAGTTCtatttaaacaaacaagacaGACCGTGGCAGAGTGAGAGCATGAGTAAGAGAGGTTTTGTGCCTCTTTTAGCCATTATTCAGGAACAACTGAAAGGTTTAGTGGTGGCACATGTGTTAGCTTTAACCATTGTCAGGCGAGTTCACTTAAGAGGGGAAAATTGATGAGCTATCTGGAGAAATAGATTTAGGATACAGGCTAACTGAAATCCTGCCATTCTTCATCTTATTTGTCTCCAAAGTCTTAGGTCTTTGAAACTCTTCTAGAGGCTCGAGCCTTGTCGAGATTCTGTCTTCTTGGATCAGTTTCGGAATCGGCCCCCCTTGATCCCCCGCTGTGAAAGACCCTGAAAATGTTGGATGTAAGTAGTGTATAATAGTAGATGTCAGTATCTATTTGATTCTCATTCCGCGAAGTAGCTGTGTGAGAGGCCAAAACGTGTTCACTTGGCAGTTCATCAATGCGAGTGTTATGTTTTCTTGGGAAAACTATATTTGCGTTTGCAtatcattttgtatatttatttctgCCTTTGATTTCATAGCATCTGTGTCATTTGTGTAGTGATGAGAGGTATACAATTTGTGTAGAGTATAAATTTTTAACTCCCTCTAGGGAACATTGTAAATGATTCTATGTTGTGATGACTCCCAATATTGGCAGGTTTAATGCATGTAATTGTGAAGTAGCGTCCAGCTCATACAATGatgacattgttgatacatgtatttatattttgtgtaagCCTTATTTGTACAACTAAAATATCTATGACAGTAGtcgttgtgtttgtgtttgttttaagtTGTCGGTGTTGTTCATCAACATTCATgccgtggggtagcccagtggttaaagcgttagctcttTACACAGAAGATGTGGGTTCAaatcttcacatgggtacattgtgtgaagcccaattacAGTGTCCCCTGCGGTGGTATTGCTACAGGCACACGTGTCccttactgcttgacaagtattagatgacccacgacctgacaaatgaccacAATTTGCATAAGCTGGAACGCCCTCTAGAACATTCTATTTGAAACGAGTGAAACaggtctaaatattgaaa
It encodes:
- the LOC137261817 gene encoding BRD4-interacting chromatin-remodeling complex-associated protein-like isoform X2, coding for MFPSEMDNGQSMLDVNIDANLLSDFFEENNGVPNISDVDCASSAFDWADDFISSASTPYSMEGGSEQSPANAGSLPSTSPASSVVETQVSTTTPLPQMAQVVVTAGGVIQQLPTSISSQPILHKSTNIIQGISPGTQHFVVKADANGQLQFQPTPGSSPAPTQQFSVPSPAISRSLTPSQSPAPSCSPHISRSITPNQPIIQQALSSSPSPNILHLATPQSQAQVQLTSTVPIQSIIPNPSQNASIIPGQAVLSGHAHNIVHTQNAVIQNPNVVNLNVATHVLCGNSQQVGQQPAAQIQSNIQGLPVTVQNTGGIQGNQVSLQGTIIQTPGGKSILIPNQQLGGHQINLGAVHQQVLQGQQLMQSGGTAVIQNTPGSVGVGNVIRLAPQPGQDKTASVVPPNISLVNIGGAQGQQILIQRAPHPAQGQPQNIIFRTVPHPNLIQIQGSQAGQANLQGTSLQTASQISQQILNQATSQSVQYQQVLPGGTQPQQVKLVGGQGSHPTSQGVTLNLAGQSLNLLSGQNINLQQIQGLATSSVGSMQGVQGVQGIQLQQNGSQYIVQPAPTQLGTQPQTVNVSSINQSTNIVSKALISSGLSQVINTQIKQGQEPKSSNTGSDSPAVTTTSKSKSKKSKSNPDGQVKGSPQQLAQNFQKIQIPISQFIATASNAAGIHTAQSTPTAVTTTVTQAMVQVPAQLTLANTLSGSQIVSSVQSKSSVGIISTPSSSQIKIQPQVIKSGPPNVTLTPQGATFQTSNTDPLKLQRVQLEINKLLNQPNLTQDQIQKLSNLQQCLKDSYPSSVVQTSQPNTGTVSPKPIKPLVQTSLTAQPMVGQPPIAQPQVVVATAPTQIKTEPGTQPISLQSIVSQPSIVVQSQAGGTGVIQLAVPQQTTVTASATQMITTVAQTGQPQYLQTVIKHGSPTKTIKMAPGGTTQVIQIQSAPVTTATPTRPAVPAGTTVIRTPPPGKMPISATPSLPTQIKIANQMLTLNLTSQQKEKLQQHLGRMTMEQQELFLKQQQHTLLKLQQQQQQIHQQIQVIRTTSPQTKPQLLVANPPGKIPITVQQIDKGINQIKVGVDAVQTSTPNRPTKRPAPSEVPKGTLIHQQLGKDQQHAVNPDTKSPFKDYKEACRRLLRYHVFQHHGPKQDAFKKAETLFDTVSEDLLKRSHTMMNKYRLLLLEESMRDRPSAEMVMIQRMLNQDLTAVIKKEKEVIKTDPDSFVPMPTKYLKKEKKEEASADETSALDTSAVKSETFTESEYSDREMSESLHHSSADSERMSVKSSPIVPPGKVKLVIRNDGRGFTSSLKTKTPVKTEPPSPRCGQVTPEETPPRDVVKGESLYINEFQTDHYADERDDLNMSGERGDESGNVLSQELSSANASSDLDATDLQTGLSEPSFQAQLAQSNVSEPGVAERLQTFHHSGDDPLLKVKGSPVVSGVSTDSRLDMQQPQYSDISITDVSGEYPSVLSPIQKPLDSGGTVLGEFTSHIPDDFDPSSFDFPEALTGNLCSQPASVSTGTEPAQSAFSSITADDGFHHQMDLGSNRTNPLNEASTAAAVAAAAHDVYDSDDDVMSFTANPRPLTAAPQEHVEEIDNAVSSIMDFDDVSSDGNVADLSTISSEKDLGSNADVLTSKDLPQNEMMFSPESGPCNSQDENNPSDGIELDASFESDGNDPQNHMMNAQMQCAIDSILSLNPSEEPPTAADFMDQSGSMTSFYDNQLTEVTDTSQDESEYFGEEPGGESEDKPDESGSAEDKDGGETSMEDDLDAAVQSILM